A single window of Haliotis asinina isolate JCU_RB_2024 chromosome 5, JCU_Hal_asi_v2, whole genome shotgun sequence DNA harbors:
- the LOC137284588 gene encoding centriolar coiled-coil protein of 110 kDa-like has translation MSEGDESQNSPPLLMMGDLIRYFESQRLSLDRYDHMSSSSTNSSSDFISCIKFNGIPILPPVMTAKRKEEMMTLKRQAKFTEKRIRSRQRSRLMARAQNIVDDTQPTDTSDLDTLSSNFSHSADDQSIVREPGYRPHIPPGALTSHHSTLHSSGQDHTPLQTLTNAAMTFATMDPQSYSGDDPGLMTLDSLSSDLASLEDFSLPTDFSGIPLTSVKQQQISQTLARLSKALNMKESQSLNSTSSSELSEVGQAALKLSLGSPQPSVARFYNPAHYSQNHSETSSVFHDSQDTIVEVSQDANSTSGFVSNVNSDVQTDCGGPSPNDSASTANTSHSSANVSVSTVDSQKSNKSSPKSLKNTVHFANFVTEITRQSVEDNITLRKLEETPTNSPRGRSPVSQVTDEPAARSEARESDSHPVSEVRQSGSMLSRVQFSPDGESTPSPLGDQNIPFQGYSQDGEVSSSDKENEQRPVSRRGIQPSASVASTESYTSVRSSDRVESSQESYRSSDRVDSSQASVSSHSIQPTVTDSYFSCQSDNNLSESQASSIQKSVSESQVSVKSNFTSGTSESESSTLRCDNMAASKDGSCFSGPLPVNSSSSDIGHFIRNIIGSDVPQVDVSQAEQISVNPKSEPTETEKKVMKKGHVRRGSYTLSEPSPVLLRSHGLTAEARRTPPQQVMNLPPDAEKTESKDLQRKLDYEEVEEEIKPINIPMPPGPEADAKVDHINRYLSHVQRQNFTQGFFPTTSAGEPQVGHDGMANNKVLDSVSIVQSLIESIESMPDADPESILKLHSSRMEMFRQQMISQQRQELEELFVQQRREQLLLQKEVEAHQQRLKEQQNFLAENAPENMKKGKMLSQSIGDLDQTEIKVQNVSHHESHHGSHPSLSHNDSRNSHNTTKQALFTKRDAVSPKVYRPVLRSPMKLAPFPRRTGPVVVPDEAFAPHMKPKFDRISAVAKGFLTRRLMQSEKVQELLVTIKDTRDFAFSFSSETPIKRGNFSNQDRDLLERIIAQLQAALLDIHEIFFEIPVTERMSLIAHTREVKDGKRIKASGGSVRSSQRRISAATLKAMERKRKAQEAEASVFGSVPTRPRTAPPTTSSPRAHATDLSGPLRRHFHFLFSRALRPLQGQISPIRSEGNSPRNEKERPKTAPEKSDKIKRQSVSKSTVASTSTGSGRPSTAKPQPAAKVNVTVKSKKKPDKAWR, from the exons atgaGTGAAGGCGACGAAAGTCAG AATTCCCCACCACTGCTGATGATGGGGGACCTGATCCGCTACTTCGAGAGTCAGAGGCTCTCACTGGACAGATATGATCACATGAGCTCAAGTTCCACAAATTCCAGCAGCGACTTCATCTCCTGCATCAAGTTTAATGGAATACCAATCTTACCTCCTGTT ATGACTGCCAAACGGAAAGAGGAAATGATGACCTTGAAACGCCaagccaagttcaccgagaagAGAATCAGATCTCGTCAACGCAGTCGACTTATGGCCAGGGCACAGAATATTGTTGAtgatacacag CCAACAGATACAAGTGACCTGGACACGTTATCATCCAACTTTTCCCACTCCGCTGATGACCAGAGCATTGTGAGGGAACCTGGCTATCGGCCACACATACCCCCAGGAGCACTGACCTCACATCATAGCACCTTGCATAGCAGTGGACAGGATCACACGCCACTACAGACACTGACCAACGCTGCAATGACCTTCGCCACCATGGATCCCCAGTCCTACTCAGGGGATGACCCTGGCTTGATGACATTAGACTCTTTGTCATCAGACTTGGCTTCTTTGGAGGATTTTTCCCTGCCTACAGATTTCAGTGGAATCCCATTGACATCTGTAAAACAGCAGCAGATATCTCAGACTTTAGCTCGACTTTCAAAAGCTCTGAATATGAAAGAGAGTCAGAGTTTGAACTCCACAAGTAGTAGTGAGTTAAGCGAGGTTGGACAAGCAGCCCTGAAACTGTCTCTCGGTTCTCCTCAACCTTCTGTGGCCAGGTTCTACAATCCTGCCCACTACAGCCAGAACCATTCGGAGACATCCAGCGTGTTTCATGATAGTCAGGATACAATTGTTGAGGTGTCACAAGATGCTAATTCCACATCTGGATTCGTGAGCAACGTCAACTCAGACGTCCAGACTGATTGTGGTGGACCTTCTCCCAATGACTCTGCCAGCACAGCCAACACCAGTCACAGTTCGGCCAATGTCTCAGTCAGTACGGTTGATAGTCAGAAAAGTAACAAAAGTAGTCCTAAGTCATTGAAGAACACTGTACACTTTGCCAACTTTGTTACTGAAATAACAAGACAGTCGGTGGAAGATAATATAACTCTAAGGAAGCTTGAGGAGACACCAACTAACAGCCCAAGGGGTCGAAGTCCTGTGTCGCAGGTAACAGATGAACCGGCAGCAAGATCTGAGGCCAGAGAATCCGACTCTCACCCAGTGTCAGAAGTAAGGCAGAGTGGAAGTATGCTGAGTAGAGTCCAGTTCAGTCCCGATGGGGAATCTACTCCTTCTCCACTAGGAGATCAAAACATTCCTTTCCAGGGTTATTCACAGGATGGGGAAGTATCCTCCTCTGACAAGGAGAATGAACAGAGACCTGTGTCAAGGAGAGGCATTCAGCCGAGTGCTTCAGTTGCTTCAACGGAGTCCTACACATCCGTTAGGTCCAGTGACAGAGTCGAGTCAAGCCAGGAGTCTTACAGGTCCAGTGACCGAGTTGATTCAAGTCAAGCATCAGTTAGTTCGCACAGTATTCAGCCTACTGTCACCGACTCTTACTTCTCATGTCAGTCAGATAATAACCTCAGTGAGAGCCAAGCTTCCAGTATTCAGAAAAGTGTTTCTGAGTCACAAGTGTCTGTCAAGTCCAACTTTACGAGCGGCACATCTGAATCAGAGAGCAGCACTCTAAGGTGTGACAACATGGCTGCATCAAAGGATGGCAGCTGTTTTTCTGGTCCTCTACCTGTTAATTCATCAAGTTCAGATATAGGACACTTCATTAGAAACATTATTGGGAGTGATGTTCCTCAAGTCGATGTTAGTCAAGCAGAACAGATATCTGTTAACCCGAAATCAGAACCAACTGAAACAGAGAAGAAAGTAATGAAGAAAGGACATGTTCGAAGGGGTTCCTATACTCTAAGTGAGCCTTCTCCAGTATTGCTCCGCTCGCATGGTCTCACTGCTGAAGCTAGAAGGACCCCTCCACAGCAGGTAATGAATTTACCTCCTGACGCAGAGAAGACTGAAAGCAAAGACCTACAGAGGAAGCTGGACTATGAAGAAGTAGAAGAGGAGATAAAACCAATCAATATTCCAATGCCACCAGGTCCTGAAGCTGATGCTAAGGTTGACCACATTAACAGGTACTTGTCCCATGTTCAAAGACAAAATTTCACACAAGGCTTTTTCCCGACAACTTCAGCAGGTGAACCTCAAGTAGGTCATGATGGAATGGCAAACAACAAGGTACTGGACAGTGTCAGTATTGTCCAGTCCCTCATAGAGTCAATAGAGTCCATGCCTGATGCTGATCCTGAGAGCATCCTGAAGCTCCACTCCAGCAGGATGGAGATGTTCAGGCAACAGATGATATCTCAGCAACGGCAGGAACTGGAGGAGCTGTTCGTGCAGCAGCGTCGTGAGCAGCTCCTGCTCCAGAAGGAGGTGGAGGCACACCAACAGCGGCTGAAGGAACAGCAGAACTTCTTGGCTGAAAATGCTCCAGAGAACATGAAAAAGGGGAAGATGTTAAGCCAGAGCATTGGGGACTTGGATCAGACTGAGATCAAGGTGCAGAATGTTTCCCATCATGAATCCCATCATGGATCCCATCCATCACTGAGCCATAATGACAGCAGGAACTCGCACAACACAACTAAACAAGCTTTGTTTACCAAGAGAGATGCTGTAAGTCCAAAAGTGTACAGACCTGTCCTTCGTTCGCCGATGAAGTTAGCACCATTTCCACGTAGAACAGGGCCAGTGGTAGTACCAGATGAA GCCTTTGCTCCACACATGAAGCCCAAGTTTGACCGAATCAGTGCTGTTGCCAAAGGTTTTCTGACTCGTCGACTCATGCAGTCAGAGAAGGTGCAGGAGCTTCTAGTCACTATCAAG GATACGAGAGACTTCGCCTTTTCGTTTTCGTCGGAGACACCAATTAAAAGAGGAAACTTCTCCAACCAGGACAGAGACTTGCTTGAGAGGATCATCGCACAG CTGCAGGCAGCTCTGTTGGACATTCATGAAATATTCTTCGAGATCCCGGTGACAGAGAGAATGTCTTTGATTGCTCATACCAGAGAAGTTAAAGATGGAAAGAGAATCAAG gcaagtgggggaagtgtccgGTCTTCTCAACGAAGGATAAGTGCTGCTACACTCAAGGCGATGGAGAGGAAGAGGAAAGCCCA AGAAGCAGAGGCGTCTGTTTTTGGTTCTGTTCCTACCCGCCCACGAACAGCACCACCCACAACTAGCAGTCCTCGAGCTCATGCGACAGATCTGAG TGGTCCGCTAAGACGTCACTTCCACTTTCTCTTCTCCAGGGCTCTAAGGCCACTTCAGGGACAAATCTCTCCTATCAGATCAGAAGGAAACTCTCCAAG AAATGAAAAAGAACGGCCAAAAACAGCACCTGAGAAATCAGACAAGATTAAAAGACAGTCTGTATCAAAGTCCACAGTGGCTTCAACTAGCACAG GGTCTGGGAGACCATCTACAGCCAAACCTCAACCTGCAGCTAAGGTGAATGTTACAGTAAAGTCCAAGAAGAAGCCAGACAAGGCATGGAGATAA